In the genome of Spirochaetia bacterium, one region contains:
- a CDS encoding ABC transporter substrate-binding protein, whose amino-acid sequence MNMKKQSITLLLTAAILMTPLFGQAQQEAPAAATQQMVDITDNNGDVTTVKLNPQRVAITDIYPLPSVMTVFLNSSKTIVGIHPTSMSAAKNGLLGQLYPDFLNISTGFMQGADLNVEELMKLNPDVVLYNAESKSQGEKLRQAGFKAVGVSAIKWDYDVLETYRQWTDILGKLYPDHGNVAEKVDKYSKDTKAMIEKRTAGLTDTQKKQVLFLFLYNDKKMITSGKHFFGQWWANAVGAKNIAEGVQLGNSNAVITMEQVYAWNPDAIFITNFTSAEPEDLYNNAIGSDDWSKIKAVENKQVFKMPLGSYRSYTPGVDTPITLLWMAKKVYPDLFEDINIPQETRKYYHDIYGINLSDEQITTMFNANRAAANGYQVRAQ is encoded by the coding sequence ATGAACATGAAGAAACAGTCAATTACCTTGCTGCTGACAGCAGCAATCCTAATGACACCGCTTTTCGGGCAAGCACAGCAGGAGGCCCCTGCAGCTGCTACACAGCAAATGGTAGATATTACAGACAACAACGGTGATGTCACCACAGTCAAGCTCAATCCTCAACGGGTAGCCATTACTGATATCTATCCGCTTCCATCCGTCATGACCGTATTCCTCAACAGCAGCAAGACGATCGTCGGCATACATCCGACCAGCATGAGTGCTGCAAAGAATGGTCTCTTGGGACAGCTTTATCCTGATTTCCTGAACATTTCCACAGGCTTCATGCAGGGTGCAGATCTCAACGTTGAAGAGCTGATGAAACTCAATCCAGATGTGGTACTGTACAATGCAGAGTCAAAGTCCCAGGGAGAAAAGCTCAGACAGGCTGGTTTCAAGGCTGTGGGCGTCTCTGCCATAAAATGGGATTATGACGTACTGGAAACCTATAGACAGTGGACTGACATACTGGGAAAGCTGTACCCCGACCATGGGAATGTCGCAGAGAAGGTAGACAAATACAGCAAGGATACGAAGGCAATGATCGAGAAACGTACAGCAGGCTTGACCGACACCCAGAAGAAACAAGTACTGTTCCTCTTCCTCTACAACGACAAGAAGATGATTACCTCCGGCAAGCACTTCTTCGGACAATGGTGGGCAAATGCAGTCGGCGCCAAGAATATCGCAGAAGGCGTACAGCTGGGTAATTCCAATGCGGTAATTACCATGGAGCAGGTCTACGCATGGAACCCAGATGCCATCTTCATTACGAACTTCACCTCTGCGGAGCCTGAAGATCTGTACAACAATGCCATCGGAAGTGACGACTGGAGCAAGATCAAAGCAGTCGAAAACAAGCAGGTTTTCAAGATGCCACTTGGCAGCTACAGAAGCTACACTCCCGGCGTCGATACTCCGATTACCCTGCTATGGATGGCAAAGAAAGTTTATCCTGATCTTTTCGAAGATATCAACATCCCTCAGGAAACAAGGAAATACTACCATGACATCTACGGTATCAACCTCAGCGATGAACAGATTACAACAATGTTCAACGCAAACAGGGCTGCAGCCAATGGCTATCAGGTAAGAGCCCAGTAA
- a CDS encoding nitrogenase iron protein NifH, which produces MIRLAIYGKGGIGKSTTASNLSLAFAKKGYKVLQVGCDPKADSTLLLRNGKDCPTVLESLRKKGPTGITLEDMVIKGTEGVYLSEAGGPPPGQGCAGRGIVAALQELEKKHVYQTYGIDIVIYDVLGDVVCGGFSMPIRDGYAENVYILTSGEKMALHAAMNIALAVDSFKDRGYATVAGVILNKRNVDNEEGKIKQFCDDIEAPLAGKLDFSKEVQEADEQSKTVLELYPESSMAQQYIALAENILKLSKHTKEPS; this is translated from the coding sequence ATGATCAGATTGGCAATATACGGAAAAGGTGGCATCGGCAAGAGCACCACGGCATCAAACCTATCGTTGGCTTTTGCTAAAAAAGGCTACAAGGTCCTTCAGGTAGGCTGCGATCCAAAAGCAGATTCGACCCTCTTGCTCAGGAATGGAAAAGATTGCCCTACAGTCCTCGAATCCTTGAGGAAAAAGGGACCAACCGGCATAACCTTGGAGGATATGGTCATCAAGGGAACCGAAGGTGTCTATCTCAGTGAAGCAGGTGGTCCACCACCGGGACAAGGCTGTGCAGGACGAGGCATCGTCGCAGCCCTCCAAGAACTGGAAAAGAAACACGTATATCAGACCTACGGCATTGACATCGTCATCTACGATGTACTGGGAGACGTGGTATGCGGCGGCTTTTCCATGCCGATACGGGACGGCTATGCTGAAAACGTCTACATCCTTACCAGTGGAGAGAAAATGGCATTGCACGCAGCCATGAACATTGCCTTGGCTGTGGACAGTTTCAAGGACAGAGGCTATGCAACGGTTGCAGGCGTCATCCTGAACAAAAGGAATGTCGATAACGAAGAAGGAAAAATCAAGCAGTTCTGCGATGATATTGAGGCCCCGCTTGCGGGAAAACTGGATTTCAGCAAGGAAGTCCAAGAAGCTGATGAACAATCGAAGACAGTCCTTGAATTATATCCTGAAAGCTCCATGGCCCAGCAGTATATTGCCTTGGCAGAAAACATACTGAAATTGTCAAAGCACACCAAGGAGCCATCATGA
- a CDS encoding nitrogenase, which translates to MIDLHKIDYSTFSLPIAQANKNNLFYAGLQFAPPARGPWNIVHQGFLMPESHEIFVGGEGCMRGVVLTAYEAGKEKQFSCITIKEHNVIDGTMEQQIIDGASDIIDRLEPKPKAIQMFSTCIHYFTGCDLEYCYGQLRKRYPNIRFTDCYMTPITQKSGITPDETMRRQLYSLIDINDRRDNGITLLGNNYPLDPDNELLQMIAKSGRPYRDICLTKTWKEYEELGKSKTFFYTIPSAAKGAEALVERIGGELKYYPVTYDLDKLEKADTEAASLLGVANFNTKEIHDKIENQLAKIAKTLQDWKVAIDYTATSAPLSLARLLLQHGIKVKIIYVEAVAREDKESFDYLKEHYPSLVLACPSHPAARFLHQKQEHVLAIGQKAAYYEGTDHFVNLIENSGLLGLSGVSKLLDLIEDAYATARDPSKIIQIKGWGCSK; encoded by the coding sequence ATGATCGACCTACACAAGATAGATTACTCGACGTTCTCCCTTCCCATAGCACAGGCAAACAAAAACAACCTTTTCTATGCAGGGCTACAGTTCGCACCACCAGCCAGAGGTCCATGGAACATTGTCCATCAAGGATTTCTTATGCCGGAAAGCCACGAAATCTTCGTCGGAGGCGAAGGCTGTATGCGCGGAGTCGTCCTGACTGCCTATGAAGCTGGCAAGGAAAAGCAATTCTCCTGCATCACCATCAAAGAACACAATGTCATTGACGGTACGATGGAACAACAGATAATAGACGGAGCCAGTGACATCATCGATAGGCTGGAACCAAAGCCGAAGGCCATCCAGATGTTTTCTACCTGCATCCACTACTTTACCGGCTGTGACCTGGAATATTGCTATGGACAATTAAGAAAGCGTTATCCGAATATCCGCTTCACAGACTGCTACATGACCCCCATCACCCAAAAAAGTGGCATTACCCCCGATGAGACGATGCGACGTCAGCTCTACTCCTTGATAGATATCAATGACAGACGGGACAACGGCATCACACTTTTAGGAAACAACTACCCGCTCGATCCTGACAATGAACTGTTACAGATGATTGCCAAGTCAGGAAGACCCTACCGCGACATCTGCCTCACAAAGACCTGGAAGGAATATGAGGAATTAGGAAAAAGCAAGACATTTTTCTATACCATTCCCTCAGCTGCAAAGGGAGCAGAAGCTCTGGTTGAAAGAATCGGAGGCGAACTTAAATACTACCCTGTCACCTATGACCTGGACAAACTGGAAAAAGCCGACACAGAAGCTGCTTCATTGCTCGGTGTGGCAAATTTCAACACAAAGGAAATCCATGACAAAATCGAAAACCAGTTGGCAAAAATTGCCAAGACATTGCAAGACTGGAAAGTAGCCATCGATTACACGGCGACTTCGGCACCGTTGTCCCTTGCCAGGCTACTACTCCAACACGGCATCAAGGTCAAGATAATCTACGTTGAAGCCGTAGCAAGGGAAGACAAGGAAAGTTTTGATTATCTGAAGGAACACTACCCTTCCCTTGTACTGGCTTGTCCCAGCCATCCAGCAGCAAGGTTTCTGCACCAGAAACAGGAGCATGTCCTGGCAATCGGACAAAAGGCGGCATATTACGAGGGAACGGACCACTTCGTGAACCTCATCGAAAACAGCGGACTGCTTGGGCTTTCCGGTGTAAGCAAATTGCTTGATCTCATAGAGGATGCATACGCCACAGCTCGGGATCCCAGCAAGATAATCCAGATCAAGGGATGGGGGTGCAGCAAATGA
- the tcmP gene encoding three-Cys-motif partner protein TcmP: protein MGSSTTENFFTNAKPRWSYIKDDLLRCYLRGYTNKILKTRKPIIYIDGFAGSGLFEGKSVAPQIAITDGKIPSCWGSPLIALKTLELAAKESKTENPRFYPIFIEKKYYDQLKNNVNNSQFSDMDLSIVHGDFKDVISDIIEKLAESSKRYNLFCYIDPFGIRDLKMTLLKKLKKANFFTMELLINFNSFGFFRSACALYKVNVRELEIVRENEGLDNSSIEYHSASKQFFDEIMQCNDWYNIILDYKNNIIDGYQAEQKIAELYKMQLMTEMPMNYVLDIPIRFDESKHPKYRMIYATMSEDGVLLMADVMRKREEILFKCNANGDIQLTLFEQKDVYDPKPAFDAFMAILGNRKEKELKDLFVDFYTQFGLIPWTRCEFVKMLEKADKIVIRRIPPVKKNGMPTAFYTEGPSREIYIKKKG from the coding sequence ATGGGAAGTTCAACTACTGAGAATTTTTTTACTAATGCAAAACCAAGATGGTCATATATTAAGGATGATTTGCTAAGATGCTATTTACGTGGATACACGAATAAGATTTTAAAAACAAGAAAACCAATTATATACATTGATGGTTTTGCTGGCAGTGGTTTGTTTGAGGGAAAGTCTGTTGCTCCTCAAATTGCCATCACAGATGGGAAAATTCCCTCTTGCTGGGGTTCTCCACTGATTGCACTCAAAACACTTGAACTTGCGGCTAAGGAATCAAAAACAGAAAATCCTCGATTTTATCCTATATTCATTGAAAAAAAATATTATGATCAGTTAAAGAATAACGTAAATAATTCTCAATTTTCTGATATGGATTTGTCGATTGTCCATGGAGATTTTAAAGACGTTATCTCTGATATTATCGAAAAATTAGCAGAGAGTAGTAAGAGGTATAATTTATTTTGCTATATTGATCCATTTGGTATTCGTGATTTAAAAATGACACTTTTGAAGAAACTGAAAAAAGCAAATTTTTTTACTATGGAGTTGTTGATTAATTTTAATTCTTTTGGTTTCTTTAGATCTGCTTGTGCTTTGTATAAAGTTAATGTACGTGAGCTAGAAATTGTGCGTGAAAATGAGGGCCTTGATAATAGTAGTATAGAATATCATTCGGCATCTAAACAATTTTTTGATGAAATAATGCAATGTAATGATTGGTATAATATTATCTTGGATTATAAAAACAATATTATTGATGGTTATCAAGCTGAACAAAAAATTGCTGAATTGTATAAAATGCAACTTATGACTGAAATGCCAATGAATTATGTTTTAGATATTCCCATTAGATTTGATGAATCAAAGCATCCAAAATATCGCATGATTTATGCAACTATGAGTGAAGATGGTGTTCTCCTGATGGCGGATGTAATGAGAAAAAGGGAAGAAATTCTTTTCAAATGCAATGCAAATGGTGATATACAACTAACGCTTTTTGAACAAAAAGATGTGTACGATCCAAAGCCTGCTTTTGATGCGTTCATGGCAATTCTTGGCAACAGAAAAGAAAAAGAGTTGAAAGATCTGTTTGTTGATTTTTATACTCAATTTGGTTTGATTCCTTGGACACGGTGTGAATTTGTGAAAATGTTAGAAAAAGCCGATAAAATTGTCATACGCCGAATTCCTCCTGTTAAAAAGAATGGAATGCCAACGGCGTTTTATACAGAAGGTCCTTCGAGGGAAATTTATATAAAGAAAAAAGGCTAG
- a CDS encoding helix-turn-helix domain-containing protein — protein MMANKFMSDSMFDELLKSTEQAVAISKNKMIASRRFTLTPPDIVAIRNTTDKTQEDFARMIGVSVGTLRNWEQGRRKPEGPALALLKIVSANPTYVEKILATN, from the coding sequence ATTATGGCTAACAAATTTATGAGTGACAGCATGTTTGATGAATTGCTGAAAAGCACAGAACAAGCAGTTGCCATCAGCAAGAACAAAATGATAGCTTCCCGTAGATTTACCCTTACGCCTCCTGATATCGTTGCAATAAGAAACACAACTGATAAAACCCAAGAGGATTTTGCAAGGATGATAGGCGTCAGTGTCGGGACTTTGCGCAATTGGGAACAAGGCAGAAGGAAACCTGAGGGCCCAGCCCTTGCTTTGCTGAAGATTGTTTCTGCAAATCCTACATATGTCGAAAAGATTCTTGCAACCAATTGA
- a CDS encoding ATP-binding cassette domain-containing protein: MIFDVKEGFFGYNEARSVLHDISFSTDEGDLLAILGPNGAGKTTLLRCMMGFLPWKKGSSSLFGKDLRHYGSQELWSIISYVPQAKNRLSSLTCLEQVLLGRASSLSFLALPKKEDLIAAQEAMEQLGILELRDRKVNQLSGGEVQMVLIARALVSNPKVLILDEPESNLDFRNQIIVLDTLSRLAASGMGVIFNTHYPDHALQRANKSLLLEKGGKATFGPTYEVITEASIARAFGVKAIIGEIETDDKCYPDVLPLEVLNQEKRELFEKKISWKEHEKENDTCELASTLAILSLIIEDPTITPEINTILHRHASIITGRMGMRSRNNLQLINLTVEAPKAKIMALSQELGKLKQLSIKTTYSKVKE, from the coding sequence ATGATCTTCGATGTCAAGGAAGGTTTCTTCGGATACAATGAAGCACGGTCTGTCTTGCATGACATCTCTTTCTCTACCGATGAAGGCGACCTGCTGGCTATCCTAGGTCCGAATGGCGCAGGAAAAACGACACTCCTGCGCTGCATGATGGGATTTCTACCATGGAAGAAAGGTTCAAGTTCCCTTTTCGGCAAGGATCTCAGACATTATGGCAGCCAGGAACTATGGAGCATCATCTCGTATGTGCCACAGGCAAAGAACAGACTTTCATCCCTTACCTGCCTGGAACAGGTCCTCCTCGGAAGGGCAAGCAGTCTCTCTTTCCTTGCCCTCCCCAAAAAGGAAGATCTCATCGCGGCACAAGAAGCCATGGAACAACTTGGCATCCTTGAACTCAGAGACAGGAAAGTCAACCAGCTGTCTGGCGGCGAAGTACAGATGGTACTCATTGCACGGGCCCTGGTATCAAATCCGAAGGTACTAATCTTGGATGAGCCCGAATCAAATCTCGATTTCAGAAATCAGATCATCGTACTCGATACCCTTTCCCGCCTTGCAGCCTCCGGTATGGGGGTCATCTTCAACACCCACTATCCCGACCACGCCCTGCAACGGGCAAACAAATCCCTTCTGCTTGAAAAAGGAGGCAAGGCAACCTTCGGTCCTACATATGAGGTGATCACCGAAGCTTCAATTGCCAGAGCCTTCGGCGTCAAGGCCATCATCGGGGAAATTGAAACAGACGACAAATGCTATCCCGACGTATTGCCCCTGGAAGTGCTCAACCAGGAAAAAAGGGAATTGTTCGAAAAGAAAATCAGCTGGAAGGAACATGAAAAGGAAAACGACACCTGTGAGCTTGCCAGCACACTTGCCATCCTTTCACTTATCATCGAAGATCCGACCATAACCCCTGAGATCAACACCATCCTGCACAGGCATGCTTCCATAATCACAGGCAGGATGGGCATGCGAAGCCGGAACAACCTGCAGTTGATCAATCTGACAGTTGAAGCACCGAAAGCCAAGATCATGGCTTTGAGCCAAGAACTTGGCAAGCTGAAACAGCTGAGTATCAAGACGACCTACTCAAAGGTCAAGGAATAA
- the hydE gene encoding [FeFe] hydrogenase H-cluster radical SAM maturase HydE: MEKQTNKDLIAELESKKILSDEGFRQLLSTFTTEDRLLLAQRARTVCDRVYGKKIYLRGIIEFTNWCRNDCLYCGLRRSNKEVVRYRMNKEEILSCCKVGYTIGMRTFVLQGGEDLTYDASLFEEIIRAIRKEFPDCAITLSVGEREHDLYQKWFDAGADRFLLRHESADPIHYAKMHPKVQTLQHRLACLEDLKQIGYQVGAGMMVGAPYQTVDNLVTDLRYLEKFRPHMIGIGPFIPHSQTPFRNEPQGSFDLTLVLLSILRLMRPTVLLPATTAMDTVRKYGRKEAVLAGCNVIMPNITPARQRANYKLYNDMAELRTTHSIGINEINDMLRDIAYYGVTERGDYKEEAQI, from the coding sequence ATGGAAAAGCAAACCAACAAGGATCTCATTGCAGAACTGGAATCTAAGAAAATACTTTCTGATGAAGGTTTCAGGCAGTTGCTGTCTACCTTCACCACAGAAGACAGGCTTCTCCTGGCACAGAGAGCAAGGACCGTCTGTGACAGGGTCTATGGCAAGAAAATATATCTTCGGGGAATCATCGAGTTCACGAACTGGTGCCGCAATGACTGCCTGTACTGTGGATTGCGACGAAGCAACAAAGAGGTCGTACGATACAGGATGAACAAAGAAGAGATACTTTCCTGCTGCAAAGTAGGCTATACCATAGGCATGCGGACTTTCGTACTCCAAGGAGGGGAAGACCTGACCTATGATGCCTCACTGTTCGAAGAAATCATACGGGCAATACGGAAAGAATTTCCAGACTGCGCAATCACGCTCAGCGTAGGAGAAAGGGAACATGACCTCTACCAGAAATGGTTCGATGCAGGTGCAGACAGATTCTTGCTCCGTCATGAATCAGCAGATCCGATCCATTATGCAAAGATGCATCCCAAGGTGCAGACACTGCAGCATCGTCTTGCTTGCTTGGAAGATCTCAAGCAGATCGGCTACCAAGTCGGGGCCGGCATGATGGTAGGAGCCCCTTATCAGACCGTTGACAACTTGGTAACAGACCTGAGGTATCTTGAAAAGTTCCGTCCGCATATGATCGGCATCGGTCCGTTCATTCCTCACAGCCAGACACCGTTCAGGAACGAACCACAAGGGAGTTTCGATCTTACTTTGGTCTTGCTTTCCATCCTCAGGCTGATGCGTCCCACCGTGCTGCTTCCGGCTACTACGGCAATGGATACCGTCAGGAAATATGGCAGGAAAGAAGCAGTACTGGCAGGCTGCAACGTCATCATGCCGAATATTACTCCGGCACGGCAAAGGGCAAATTATAAACTGTACAATGACATGGCCGAACTGAGAACAACACACAGCATCGGTATCAACGAAATAAACGACATGCTCCGTGACATCGCCTACTATGGTGTAACTGAACGCGGAGATTACAAGGAGGAAGCTCAGATATGA
- a CDS encoding iron ABC transporter permease, with protein sequence MHDRLKLPAIVLLVVVPLATALLSISIGRFPIPFSDIISVLTGGHAANQQMEIVIRNIRIPRILLAMLVGAGLSVSGAAFQSLFTNPLATPDTVGVASGASFGAVLALSLGFSLIGVQILALVFGLVAVMLTFLTGNSNHQMEPATVILAGIIIGALFNAFITLVKYTADAETQLPSISYWLMGSLSSANYHSLLLGAPFIVVGLVLLYLLRWRLNILTLSVDEAKSTGTNVGLLRATTVISATMITASAVSMCGQVGWVGLLVPHACRMLFGSDNSKLVPASISIGATFMLIIDTLARSATASEIPISVLTAIVGAPFFILLLRRKGGWSL encoded by the coding sequence GTGCACGACAGGCTGAAACTACCCGCCATAGTGTTATTGGTTGTGGTTCCCCTTGCAACAGCTCTGTTGTCCATTTCCATAGGACGTTTTCCCATTCCGTTCTCCGATATCATTTCTGTACTTACAGGAGGACATGCAGCAAACCAGCAGATGGAAATAGTCATCAGGAATATACGTATTCCCAGAATTCTGCTTGCAATGCTCGTAGGAGCCGGCCTTTCAGTTTCAGGAGCGGCATTCCAAAGCCTGTTCACCAACCCGCTTGCCACCCCTGATACCGTCGGTGTAGCATCCGGTGCTTCCTTCGGTGCCGTACTGGCACTTTCCCTTGGCTTTTCCCTCATAGGTGTACAGATACTGGCTCTTGTATTTGGCCTTGTAGCCGTCATGCTGACCTTTCTCACCGGCAACAGCAATCACCAGATGGAACCGGCCACAGTCATACTTGCAGGTATCATCATCGGAGCTCTCTTCAACGCCTTCATCACATTGGTAAAGTATACGGCCGATGCAGAAACACAGCTGCCAAGCATTTCTTATTGGCTCATGGGTTCACTTTCCAGTGCAAACTATCACAGTCTGTTATTGGGAGCTCCCTTCATAGTAGTCGGATTAGTCCTGCTCTATCTGCTCAGATGGAGACTTAACATACTTACACTTTCTGTCGACGAAGCAAAAAGCACCGGTACAAACGTAGGACTGCTGAGAGCTACCACCGTTATCAGTGCTACGATGATCACGGCCTCGGCCGTAAGCATGTGCGGACAGGTCGGCTGGGTAGGCTTGCTGGTCCCGCACGCCTGCCGCATGCTCTTCGGCAGTGACAACAGCAAGCTGGTACCCGCTTCCATATCAATCGGAGCAACCTTCATGCTTATCATCGATACATTGGCAAGAAGTGCTACTGCAAGCGAAATACCGATTTCAGTCCTTACAGCCATCGTAGGAGCACCTTTCTTCATCCTGCTGCTCAGAAGAAAAGGAGGATGGAGCCTATGA
- a CDS encoding YjjG family noncanonical pyrimidine nucleotidase, whose product MDYTTLLFDADRTLFDFPTAERTALAFVAQACGLEYTDYIYETYAAINQTCWNAYERNELTQEELKTERFRQFLTKTNCHTELSPEQLCTIYAQQLSKQGQIYTGVDTLLQKLQSEGYVLALVTNGIATTQHGRLEASGLGPFFRKIFISEEMGIQKPSPAFFSHVLSELAVSKKQCLIIGDSLSSDIKGGNLSGIDTAWYNPTHLPLSEIATPTYTIDKLDQLCAILA is encoded by the coding sequence ATGGATTACACGACACTTCTCTTTGACGCAGACAGGACCTTGTTTGATTTCCCTACAGCAGAACGAACAGCCCTTGCATTTGTCGCACAGGCCTGCGGCCTTGAGTATACCGACTATATCTATGAAACCTATGCTGCAATCAACCAAACCTGCTGGAATGCCTATGAACGAAATGAGCTTACCCAAGAAGAACTGAAAACAGAACGCTTCAGGCAATTTCTTACAAAAACGAACTGCCATACAGAACTGAGCCCAGAACAGTTATGTACCATCTATGCACAGCAACTCTCAAAACAAGGCCAAATCTACACAGGCGTCGATACACTTTTGCAAAAGCTTCAGAGTGAAGGCTATGTACTTGCCCTTGTTACCAACGGCATAGCTACCACACAGCATGGAAGACTGGAAGCTTCAGGACTCGGACCTTTCTTCAGAAAGATTTTCATCAGCGAAGAAATGGGCATACAGAAGCCCTCTCCTGCTTTTTTCTCCCATGTACTCTCAGAACTTGCCGTCTCAAAGAAGCAGTGCCTCATCATAGGAGACAGTCTCAGTTCCGATATAAAGGGAGGAAACCTATCAGGAATAGATACTGCCTGGTATAATCCGACACACCTTCCCCTCTCTGAAATTGCCACACCGACTTATACGATTGATAAGTTGGACCAATTATGTGCAATACTTGCATAA
- a CDS encoding radical SAM protein, giving the protein MDADKLLFGTKEWAPNNFNFMNGCSNDCTYCYAKSMAIRFKRKTADTWKEEEPVNMKGKSYSHKNGSIMVPSSHDITPGNIDIALSVLKKLIENDNELLLVTKPHFECVQKIVDTFQKRKKQIYFRFTIGSADSSVLKLWEPSAPDFDERLQSLIYAFENGYSTSVSCEPLLDDHFDILFNAVVQYTTDAIWVGKMNMAKNRVRMNTNGTFPVNKIDELIKSQSDEKILALFNSYKNEPKIKWKESIKKVAILYGLL; this is encoded by the coding sequence ATGGATGCAGATAAGCTGTTATTTGGAACCAAAGAATGGGCTCCTAATAATTTTAATTTTATGAATGGTTGCTCTAATGATTGTACGTATTGTTATGCAAAGAGTATGGCTATCAGATTTAAACGGAAAACTGCCGATACATGGAAAGAGGAAGAGCCTGTTAACATGAAGGGTAAATCATATAGCCACAAAAATGGGTCGATTATGGTACCTTCTTCGCATGATATTACGCCGGGAAATATTGATATTGCATTGTCTGTTCTGAAAAAACTTATTGAAAATGACAATGAATTGCTTTTAGTAACAAAACCCCATTTTGAATGTGTGCAGAAAATTGTAGATACCTTTCAAAAAAGAAAAAAACAGATTTATTTCAGGTTTACTATTGGATCAGCAGATTCATCAGTCCTTAAATTGTGGGAACCTTCTGCTCCTGATTTTGATGAAAGGCTACAATCGCTCATCTACGCTTTTGAAAATGGGTATTCTACGAGTGTTTCCTGTGAACCTTTGCTAGATGATCATTTTGATATACTGTTCAATGCTGTAGTTCAATATACTACAGATGCGATTTGGGTTGGAAAAATGAATATGGCAAAAAATCGAGTAAGAATGAATACCAATGGAACTTTTCCTGTTAATAAAATCGATGAGCTTATTAAAAGCCAATCAGATGAGAAGATACTTGCCCTCTTCAATTCATATAAAAATGAACCAAAGATAAAATGGAAGGAAAGCATAAAAAAAGTTGCTATTTTGTATGGCTTGTTATAA
- a CDS encoding nitrogenase component 1, with translation MNKDAMMILPVYTSDTSGVCSALYELDGMSVIHDPSGCNSTYNTHDEPRWYTMPSRIYLSGLMEYDAILGNESKLIDDCVTTAKEQHPRFIALAPSPIPMMMGQDIKALAGIIEHKTGIPTFGIATDGMQSYIQGASVALLEWAKRFVVDTADKLPGTINILGATPLDFARQDIVSDIQRSLEARGMKVLSVWAMGSRPEEMAQAGSAACNLVISSVGLKVAKYFKERFGTPYIIALPFGKKGADALVSLLKRAMSGEDDRQLRAIWKERLTEKRKPGTATAIVLGEPVQSLALAALLPYPAKVGTLLEDEGNVLSKQDYLGEGEEELQRELEHMELVIGDPTFKYITNAHTRFVRVPHFAFSGRMYTDEVPSLSDGKGNAWLLANQLDT, from the coding sequence ATGAACAAAGATGCAATGATGATACTTCCGGTCTACACAAGCGATACCTCGGGAGTCTGTTCCGCCCTTTATGAGCTGGACGGCATGAGCGTCATACATGATCCTTCAGGATGCAACAGTACCTATAATACCCATGATGAACCCAGATGGTACACTATGCCATCAAGGATCTACCTTTCAGGCCTGATGGAATATGACGCCATACTTGGCAATGAAAGCAAGCTCATCGATGACTGTGTCACTACGGCAAAGGAACAACATCCCCGTTTCATCGCCCTTGCGCCTTCTCCCATTCCCATGATGATGGGACAGGATATCAAGGCCTTGGCAGGTATAATAGAACATAAAACGGGCATCCCTACCTTCGGTATTGCAACCGATGGCATGCAAAGCTACATCCAGGGAGCATCGGTTGCTTTGCTTGAATGGGCAAAACGCTTTGTCGTTGATACAGCAGACAAACTTCCGGGCACGATCAATATCCTTGGAGCCACTCCGCTTGATTTTGCCCGTCAGGATATCGTATCGGACATACAAAGAAGCCTTGAGGCAAGAGGCATGAAAGTACTGTCCGTCTGGGCCATGGGCAGCCGTCCTGAGGAAATGGCACAGGCAGGAAGCGCAGCCTGTAATCTTGTCATATCTTCCGTCGGGCTCAAGGTGGCAAAATATTTCAAAGAACGCTTTGGTACTCCCTACATCATAGCCCTTCCCTTCGGCAAGAAAGGTGCAGACGCACTCGTCTCGTTGCTCAAACGTGCAATGTCCGGGGAAGATGACCGGCAACTACGTGCCATATGGAAAGAACGTCTCACAGAAAAAAGAAAACCGGGCACGGCAACAGCCATCGTCTTGGGAGAACCGGTACAAAGCCTTGCCCTTGCGGCATTGCTTCCTTATCCGGCAAAGGTAGGTACTCTCCTGGAGGATGAAGGCAACGTACTGTCAAAACAGGATTACTTGGGTGAGGGAGAAGAGGAACTTCAGAGGGAACTTGAACATATGGAACTTGTCATCGGAGATCCGACATTCAAGTACATCACAAATGCACATACACGATTTGTCAGAGTCCCGCACTTTGCTTTTTCAGGCAGGATGTATACCGATGAGGTACCGTCTTTGTCCGATGGGAAAGGCAATGCATGGCTATTGGCAAATCAGTTGGACACATAG